Sequence from the Hamadaea flava genome:
CCGAGATCGGGCAAGCGGGCGTGGACGTGCTCCGCCGGGTGTTCCCGCAGGCGCCGGTGCCACCGCCGGGAGTCTCCGTCCTCGACGGATACCAGGGGATGTACGCGAAGTTCGCCGCGGCCGCGCTGGAGACCGGCCGATTCGCCGAACCCCAGCCGTTCCGCGTCGACTGGGAGCGGCAGTACGCCCGCGACGAATGGCTGGAGCAGCTGCCGACCTCCGGCGGCCTGACCCGGCTCGCCCCCGAGCAGCTGGCCGAGGTGCTGGCCGCGGTCGGGGCGGCGATCGACGAACAGGGCGGCGCCTTCACGATGCGATACGCGACCGTCGGGTTCACCGCCGTGCGGAACTAACCGCCGATCCCCGTCAGGACCCGTTCCAGGCCGTACTGGAAGAGGCGGTCGAAGCGGTCGTCCGCGTGCGGCGTGGCCGCCTCCAGCATGATCCGGCTGAGCTGCGGATACCGTCCACTGCCGATGATGGACTCGCCGTACGCGCTCTGGGTGTCCAGCCAGCCGCGCAGGTCCTGGCCGGAGCGCCGGGCGGCCTCCCGTTCGGCGAGTTCCTCGATGACCTGGCCCCGGACGAAGGTCAGCACGGTCTGTACGCGCAGCAGCGTCTCGTCGGCGGACAGCCCGAGCCCGGTCAGGGTGGCGTACGTGGCCTCCTGCCAGGCCAGACCGTTCGGGCCGAGGGACGGCCGGGTGGCCGGCAGCCCGGCCAGCCAGGGGTGCCGCAACGCCAGTTCGCGTTGGGCGACCGCCACCGCCGACACGTCCGCCCGCCAGTCGCCGCTCGGCTCGGGTGGCTGGGCTTCGCCGAGTACCGCGTCCACCATCAGGTCGAACAGCTCGTCCTTGTTCGTGATGTATCGATAGAGCGTGGCCGGGCCCGTGCCCAGCTCGGCGGCGACGCGGCGCAGCGACACGCCGTCCAGGCCCTCCGCGTCGGCCAGCCGGACCGCCGTCGCGGCGATGTCCGTACGCCGGTGGGTGGGCCGAGGGCCCCGGGCGCCCCGCTCGGGACGCAGCCAGATCGGTTCGGTCACGCTCATCACCTCATTATTGCGATCACTGTACGCGGTAAGCTAGCCTCGGCATTATGCGAACAGCGTTCTCAGTTTCTCGCGAGTCGACCACCTCCGCCGACGGCACCGTCATCGGATACCGCCGTCTCGGCTCCGGACCGCCCGTTCTGGTGCTGCACGGCAGCATGCAAGCGGCACAGCACATGATGCGGCTGGCGTACGCGCTCGCCGACGACTTCACGGTGGACGTCGTCGACCGGCGCGGACGCGGCGACAGCGGACCGCACGGCAACGCGTACCAGTTGGCCCGCGAGATCGAGGACGTCGCAGCCGTCGCCGAGGCGACCGGCGCGACCCGGATCTTCGGCCTGAGTTCTGGTGGCCTGGTCACCCTGTATGCCGCGCGTAGCCTCCCGCAGCTGGACCGGGTGGCCGTCTACGAGCCGCCGCTGTCGGTGAACGGTTCCGCGCCCACCGCGTGGCTCGACCGTTTCGACCGGGAGATCGCCGCCGCCGAACCCGCCAAGGCGATGATCACCGCGCTCAAGTCGCTGGGCGTCGACCCGCTGTTCACGCGGCTGCCTCGCCCGATGCTGGACCTGGTCATGCCGTTGGCGGTCCGCATGCAGCGCGACGTCCCCGACGGCGACGTGCCGATCATGACCCTGATCCCGACCATGCACTACGACATCAGCCTGATCAACGAGACTGCCGACACCGTGCACGAACTCGCCCAGCTCGATGCCCGCGTGCTGCTGCTGGGCGGCACCCGCAGCCCGCAGTACCTCGCGACCGCGCTCGACGCGCTGGCGGCGACCATCCCCGGCGCCGAGCAGCGGATGCTGCCGGGCCTCGGCCACTCCGGGCCTGACGAGGACGGAAAGCCCGAAGTGGTGGCCGAGGTGCTGCGCACGTTCTTCCGCTAAGCCGTTTCAGCGCGGAAGTTGTGCCCTAGTCGGTCACCCAGCCCGAAATAATGCCGGAAGTTGTAGATCAGCGGACTCCACTTCCGCGGATCGACGTGGTCGGTGCCGGGCACGACGATATCCGGATCGGCGTGCACGGCCACCACGCTCGCCTGCGCGATGAGGAAGTCGTCGGTGGCGTTGTAGCTGGTCGCCTCGACCAGCGCCTCCAACTGCAGCGGGCACTCCGCCACTCGCGGCGGGCGTACCTTGACCGACGGGACCGCGGTCAACCCGGCCGCGCCGAACTTGTCGCGCTCGTGCCGGTAGGCGGCCTGCTTGTGGTCCGGCACCGGCCACGCGCCGGTCAGGTCCGCGAGCCGCTCCACGGCGGCCCATTGCCGCGGCCCAGGGACGTTGATCACCACTTCCGGCCGTTTCGCCAAGTTGTACGCCGTATGCCCGGCCGGTCCCAGGCCCAGGACGAGGGTGTGCCCGAGTGCCCAGGCCGACGAGTTCGGGGCGAGATTGGCGCTGCCGTCGCCGTTCTCGCTGGACAGCAGCACGACCGGAGTGCCGAAATACAGAATCTTCGGGGCGATGATCATGCCGGCGACGCTAACCCCGGTACGCTTCGGCGCCGGCCGAACCGTCGCCGCGGCATCATTGCCCTATGACCACGCCTGACCTGGCCGGATTCGCCGCCCTGCTGGCCGACCGTACGCGGGCCGGCTTCTGTCTGGCGCTGCTGGACGGCCGGGCCTGGACCGTCTCCGAATTGGCCCGCCACACCGGGGTGGCCGCGTCGACCGCCACCGAACACGTGCACCGGCTCGTCGATGGCGGCATCCTCGTCGAGCAGCGCCAGGGGCGGCACCGCTACGTCCGGATCCGCGACGAACAGACCGCCGCCCTGATCGAAGCGATGGCGCAAGCCGCCCCGAAGATCCGCGTACCGGTCCGGGGGCTGGCCGACGACCGGCGCGGCAAAGCCCTGGCGTACGCGCGCACCTGCTACGACCACCTCGCCGGTACGCTCGGCGTCACCATCGCCCAGGCCATGACCGAACACGGCTTCGTCACCTGGACCGACGGCCCCCAGCTCACCGAACCGGGCACCGCCTGGCTCACCGACCTCGGCGTCGTCCTCCCCGCCCCCTCCCGGCGACCACCACTGCGCGGCTGTCTGGATTGGACAGAGCGCGTCGAGCACCTCGGCGGCGCGATCGGCGCCGCGATCTGCGCGTACGCCAAATCCGACGGCTGGGTCGTCCCGATCGGCACCAGCCGCGCGCTCGCGGTGACCGATCGCGGCCGGGCCGTCCTCGCCCCCTGGGGCGCCATCCCCTGACACCATGCGACCTGGCCGATCATGGCGGGCTACGGTGTGACATGGCCGCAATCGCCGTCACCAATGACTCGGCAGGATGGCTCGTACTGTGGATCGAGCCCTACGGTGAGGATCGCTGGCTCCGGCCGAGGGAGACGTTCGTCGTACGCACCGACTACTCCGGCGACGAGCCGCCCTTTTCCATTCAGTATTGGGTGAACGCCGACGATCGTGCTGCCGGTATCGAGAACGTCACCGTGGTTGTCGACGAGGGCTTCTACCAGGGGGTCGTCGACGATGAAGGCCGCCTCGTCGAATGCGGTCATCAGCGGCCCGCCGAGATCGAAGCGAAATGGCGGGCGAGGTAGGCGGACTGGCGTCGGTCAGGTCCGAGGGGTAGCGGCGCTCACGCGACATTGGACCACTATGGACGATCAGCCTGACGCCGCAACCCTGACACCAGCCTTGCGAAGTCCGGTGTGTTCCCCGAGCTGCTCCACCCCGAGCTATTCGCCGGTTGCACCATCGATGCGCTGCCGAAGCAGGTCGGCGTGGCCGTTGTGGCGGGCGTATTCCTCGATCAGGTGCGCAAGCACGTAGCGCATGGTCACCTCAGAGCCGTCGGAGTAGCGCAACACGTCAGCGAGCGTCCGGGCCGCGACGATGCGCCGCGATTCGTCGACCTTGGCCCGCCAGGCCGCCAGCCCGGCCGCCACGTCAGCCGAGTCGACGTCATTGAAGGAAGCGTCGTAGCCTTCATAGATGACCGTCGGCTCCCGACCGTCCCACTCGGCCAGCCAACCCTCCTCGACGCCCGTCAGGTGGCGTACCAGGCCGATCAGCGACAGCGTCGCGGGCTCCACCGCGCGGAGGCGAAGCTGGTCGTCGGTCAGCCCGGCGCACTTCCACATCAGCGTGGCGCGATGGTTGTCCAGCATCGTGGTGAGCAGTTCGCGCTCGCCAAGCTGGTACATGTCGTCGGGGATGGCCCGGTCGGGGTTCATCGCGTGACTATACCGGCGAGGCGGCCGGTCCGATGAAGGCCGAGCCATCAGCCAAAGGGCTCGGCGTTCGATGAACCAGCCCTTCTCGAACACGGTCTTAGCCCGATGACCGCTGCCTGTTGCGCGCCCGTGGTGTGCGATTTCTGGCCGTTTCGCAAGATCATGCGCCGAAGGTCTGCGCTCAGCGGCCGTTTCGCGCATACGGCGGGCGCATGCTCACGGAATCGGACCCGAAATCGCATCTGTAGGGCGCATTGCGGCGCGTGTCGCTTGTGGACTTTTGGGTGGTTGGATCGTGGCACATTCTCGTGACCTTGACCCCCTGGAAGGTGTCGTACCTTCGTTCTAATGTTGATCCATGGGCGGGGTGTTGGTGCAGGTGGAGGCGGATGTCGCCGAGCTGGCGGCTGGTCCCCTGTGGACACTTTCGGACGCCGAGATCACCGACGAAGTACGGCGCGTTCATGCCGTGATCCAGCAGCTGTCCGGCCGACTGCTGACGTTGATCGGCACGGCGGACAGTCGCGAGATCCCCTATAACGCCGGTGCGACCGGCACGGCGAACTGGCTGACATTTCTGCTGGCCATGCGCCATCGGGACGCCGTCGCGTGGACCAAACTCGCCCAGCTCTTACCCGAGACGCCCGTGGCCGAGGAAGCGCTCGCCGCTGGGCGGGTCAATGTCGAGCAGGCGCGGGTGATCGCCAAGACGGTGCACGACCTGCCGTCGGCGGTGGGTGAGATGGGCAAGGCGAAAGCCGCTGAGGTTTTGACGAAGCTGGCTGCCGACGATCGGCTGCGGCCGGAGGCGTTGGAGAACCACCGGTCGCAGATCCTGGAACTGGTCGCACCGGAGATCGCCGAAGAACGCCTCCGCAAAGACCTGGAACGCGCCGAACGATCCGCCTACGAGCGACGTGACTTCACCCTCATCCCCTACGGCGAAGGCGAATACCGGATCCGCGGCGTCCTCGACGCCGAAGCAGCCGCGACCATCCGCACAGCACTCGATCCGCTATCCGGGCCGCGCAAGCCAGCGCCCACGGCTGCGGCCGCCCTCGGTGGCGGGTCGGCAGCGGGAGGCGCTGACGGAGGCGGCGCAGGCGGCGGCGAATACCGCGCGGACGCCGTAGACGGAGACCGCGCCCCAGCTCGGGTGCTGCCGGGCGAGCCGGATCTACGCTCGGCCGGGGCCCGGCGGGCTGACGCCCTCGTCGAGATATGCCAGCGGATCATGAACGCCGGTGAGCTGCCCGACAACGGTGGCGAGAAGCCGCACCTGACGATCACCCTGCCGTGGGACGCGCTCCAAGCCAAGGTCGGCGCCGGGCTGCTGGACACCGGCGACCTGCTCACCCCGGAGACCGTGCGACGGCTAGCGTGCGACGCGATGATCATCCCAGCCGTGCTAGGCGGTGACGGGCAGGTGCTTGACGTCGGCCGCGCCCGCAGGCTTATCGACGGGCCGCTGCGTCGTGCGCTTGTGTTGCGGGACAAGGGATGTGCGTTTCCGGGCTGCGACCGGCCACCCCAGTGGTCCCACGGCCACCACATCCGATCATGGGCAGATGGCGGAAGTACCTGCCTGGCCAACTCCGTGCTGCTCTGCGGATTCCACCACCGCGAGATTCACCACGGGCACTGGGAAGTCCGCATGAGACCCGACGGATTCCCCGAATTCCTCCCACCGACCTTCGTCGACCCACAACGAAGACCAGTCCGCAACACCCTCCACCGGAGATGCTGAGCCGCTAGTAGCGTGGGTCAGTAATGCAAACCACGCTGAAGCGGGCTTGGCGGCCGCAGGACCCAGCGGGCCCGATCCAGGACCTCCACCTCGTACGTCTCGCATGGATTGCCATCGCCCCACCTGCTTTCAGCTTCCCCATACTGGAGCCGCGCGAGGGCGACGCTCACGGGCACCCGCTGCTCGCTTCGCAAAAGCTTGAGGAAGGCGCCGACGAACGCGGCGCCGCTGGAGGGCTTCACCAATTCCGCGCGGGCGGCCTCCAACTCCGACGTGTCGAGCGAAACCGGGTCCCAGTAGTAGGTCGTCACGCGGGCAAGCGAGGCACAGGCGCCAGCGGCACACTCACCCTCCGTGCTACACCTCGCTGCGCCAGACGCGCGCCCTGGGTCAGCGGCCGTCGACCCGGCGGCCGGCTTCGCCGAAGACCCAGTCGCTGGTCTGGGCGATGAACTCGGTGGGGAAGCCAACGGAGAAGTCGGCGGCTTCGGTCAGACGGCGTACGACTTCGTCGGGGAGAGTGAGGTCGAGCGCGCCGAGATTGTCGGCGAGCTGGGTGACGGACCGCGCGCCGATGATGGGGTGCACGGCCTGGGAGCGGGCACGGACCCAGGCCAGCGCGACCTGTGACGGGGTGGCGCCGAGGTCGTCGGCGGCCTGCTGGACCGCGCGGGCGACGGTGTGGTCGCGCTCGGACAGGTTGGCCGAGTTGAGGCGGCTGGAGGCGGCGGCGGTCCCGGTCGTGTACTTACCGGACAGGATGCCGCCGGCGAGCGGGCTCCACGCGGCGACGGTCATTCCGGTGGCCTCGGCCATCGGCAACAGTTCGCGTTCGATGTCGCGGTTGAGCAGGCTGTAGGGGACTTGCAAACCGGCGAACGGCGTCCAGCCTCGCCACTGGGCCAGCACGTTGGCGCGGGCGACGACCCAGGCCGGTGCGTCGGAGATGCCGATGTAGAGCACTTTTCCGGCGCGGATGACGTCGTCGAGGGCCCGCATGGTCTCCTCGACCGGCGTGTGGCGATCCCAGAGGTGCACCCAGTAGACGTCCACATAGTCGGTGCGCAGTCGCCGCAGGCTGGTCTCCAGGGACCGGACCAGGTTCTTGCGATGGTTGCCGGCCGCGTTGGGATCGGCGCTGTTGCGGGAGACGGTGTATTTGGTCGCCAGCACGAAGTCGTCCCGTCGGCCGTCGAGCAGTTCGCCCAGGAACTCTTCGCTCGCGCCGCCGCGATAGTTGACCGCCGTGTCGACGACGTTGCCGCCGGCCTCGGCGTAATGGTCGAGGATCCGGCGGCACTCGTCCAGCGGTGCGCCGACGCCGCCCTGCTCGCCGAAGGTCATCGCGCCGAGGAAGGCTTCCGAGACGCGAAGGCCGGTGTTGCCGAACAGGCGGTAACGCATGATCATCAGCGTACCGTGTGGTGGTCTCCTGCTGCGAGGGTGATCCGTTCCCGGCGTCCACTTGCGACTACATCCACAGTGGTCGGCGCGGCGGCGGTCAGGCGGGCACCGGTCAGCGTACCGTCGGCCCAGGTCAGC
This genomic interval carries:
- a CDS encoding ArsR/SmtB family transcription factor, whose product is MTTPDLAGFAALLADRTRAGFCLALLDGRAWTVSELARHTGVAASTATEHVHRLVDGGILVEQRQGRHRYVRIRDEQTAALIEAMAQAAPKIRVPVRGLADDRRGKALAYARTCYDHLAGTLGVTIAQAMTEHGFVTWTDGPQLTEPGTAWLTDLGVVLPAPSRRPPLRGCLDWTERVEHLGGAIGAAICAYAKSDGWVVPIGTSRALAVTDRGRAVLAPWGAIP
- a CDS encoding HNH endonuclease signature motif containing protein, which gives rise to MGGVLVQVEADVAELAAGPLWTLSDAEITDEVRRVHAVIQQLSGRLLTLIGTADSREIPYNAGATGTANWLTFLLAMRHRDAVAWTKLAQLLPETPVAEEALAAGRVNVEQARVIAKTVHDLPSAVGEMGKAKAAEVLTKLAADDRLRPEALENHRSQILELVAPEIAEERLRKDLERAERSAYERRDFTLIPYGEGEYRIRGVLDAEAAATIRTALDPLSGPRKPAPTAAAALGGGSAAGGADGGGAGGGEYRADAVDGDRAPARVLPGEPDLRSAGARRADALVEICQRIMNAGELPDNGGEKPHLTITLPWDALQAKVGAGLLDTGDLLTPETVRRLACDAMIIPAVLGGDGQVLDVGRARRLIDGPLRRALVLRDKGCAFPGCDRPPQWSHGHHIRSWADGGSTCLANSVLLCGFHHREIHHGHWEVRMRPDGFPEFLPPTFVDPQRRPVRNTLHRRC
- a CDS encoding flavin reductase family protein; translation: MIIAPKILYFGTPVVLLSSENGDGSANLAPNSSAWALGHTLVLGLGPAGHTAYNLAKRPEVVINVPGPRQWAAVERLADLTGAWPVPDHKQAAYRHERDKFGAAGLTAVPSVKVRPPRVAECPLQLEALVEATSYNATDDFLIAQASVVAVHADPDIVVPGTDHVDPRKWSPLIYNFRHYFGLGDRLGHNFRAETA
- a CDS encoding aldo/keto reductase, with the translated sequence MRYRLFGNTGLRVSEAFLGAMTFGEQGGVGAPLDECRRILDHYAEAGGNVVDTAVNYRGGASEEFLGELLDGRRDDFVLATKYTVSRNSADPNAAGNHRKNLVRSLETSLRRLRTDYVDVYWVHLWDRHTPVEETMRALDDVIRAGKVLYIGISDAPAWVVARANVLAQWRGWTPFAGLQVPYSLLNRDIERELLPMAEATGMTVAAWSPLAGGILSGKYTTGTAAASSRLNSANLSERDHTVARAVQQAADDLGATPSQVALAWVRARSQAVHPIIGARSVTQLADNLGALDLTLPDEVVRRLTEAADFSVGFPTEFIAQTSDWVFGEAGRRVDGR
- a CDS encoding alpha/beta fold hydrolase encodes the protein MRTAFSVSRESTTSADGTVIGYRRLGSGPPVLVLHGSMQAAQHMMRLAYALADDFTVDVVDRRGRGDSGPHGNAYQLAREIEDVAAVAEATGATRIFGLSSGGLVTLYAARSLPQLDRVAVYEPPLSVNGSAPTAWLDRFDREIAAAEPAKAMITALKSLGVDPLFTRLPRPMLDLVMPLAVRMQRDVPDGDVPIMTLIPTMHYDISLINETADTVHELAQLDARVLLLGGTRSPQYLATALDALAATIPGAEQRMLPGLGHSGPDEDGKPEVVAEVLRTFFR
- a CDS encoding DinB family protein codes for the protein MNPDRAIPDDMYQLGERELLTTMLDNHRATLMWKCAGLTDDQLRLRAVEPATLSLIGLVRHLTGVEEGWLAEWDGREPTVIYEGYDASFNDVDSADVAAGLAAWRAKVDESRRIVAARTLADVLRYSDGSEVTMRYVLAHLIEEYARHNGHADLLRQRIDGATGE
- a CDS encoding TetR/AcrR family transcriptional regulator, with the protein product MTEPIWLRPERGARGPRPTHRRTDIAATAVRLADAEGLDGVSLRRVAAELGTGPATLYRYITNKDELFDLMVDAVLGEAQPPEPSGDWRADVSAVAVAQRELALRHPWLAGLPATRPSLGPNGLAWQEATYATLTGLGLSADETLLRVQTVLTFVRGQVIEELAEREAARRSGQDLRGWLDTQSAYGESIIGSGRYPQLSRIMLEAATPHADDRFDRLFQYGLERVLTGIGG